From the genome of Cognaticolwellia beringensis, one region includes:
- a CDS encoding OB-fold domain-containing protein — translation MATLKPMPLATKISAPFWQALKEEQLKIQQCNQCNGWVFFPRNHCSHCLAHDLEWQQVSGEGTLYSYTLTRIPTMPEFSDEMPQALAVVELAEGVRINTTLIDVAEADINIGMAVKPVFDKVTPDGDTLLRFTSINNAGGVREYVDPLKGLEQNAKGQVQVPVSNLAALYALADNKFTQWSNTVLVDQDLINAFAELSGDDYWLHTDPERAKKDSPFKTTIAHGSLVQVLQSRLTIALPFEITGFGTMVNYGSNRLRFPAPVPVGSTIHGRSKVKDISVSHKGVQLTLEMNIHVVGNEKPSVINDLVILYR, via the coding sequence ATGGCAACTTTAAAACCAATGCCGTTAGCAACAAAAATTTCAGCGCCATTTTGGCAGGCACTGAAAGAAGAACAATTAAAAATTCAGCAATGTAATCAATGTAATGGTTGGGTATTCTTCCCACGCAATCACTGTAGCCATTGTTTGGCACATGATCTTGAGTGGCAGCAAGTCAGTGGTGAAGGTACGTTATATTCATACACACTTACTCGTATTCCAACCATGCCTGAATTTAGTGATGAAATGCCACAAGCACTTGCGGTGGTTGAATTAGCAGAAGGTGTGCGCATTAATACCACCTTAATCGATGTTGCAGAAGCCGATATTAACATTGGCATGGCGGTTAAGCCGGTGTTTGATAAAGTCACCCCTGATGGTGATACTTTATTGCGCTTTACCTCAATAAATAATGCCGGTGGCGTACGTGAGTATGTAGATCCATTAAAAGGTCTTGAACAAAACGCAAAGGGACAAGTGCAAGTGCCAGTCAGTAATCTTGCTGCGCTTTATGCCCTTGCAGATAATAAGTTTACCCAGTGGAGTAATACGGTGCTTGTTGATCAGGACTTGATCAACGCTTTTGCTGAGTTATCCGGGGATGATTATTGGTTACACACAGACCCAGAACGAGCTAAAAAAGACAGTCCATTTAAAACCACGATTGCTCATGGCTCTTTAGTACAGGTATTACAGTCTAGATTAACTATTGCGTTGCCTTTTGAAATCACGGGCTTTGGGACCATGGTTAACTACGGCTCTAATCGCTTACGATTTCCTGCTCCAGTGCCCGTAGGCTCAACCATACATGGCCGTAGTAAAGTAAAAGATATCAGTGTCAGCCATAAAGGTGTGCAATTAACCCTTGAAATGAATATTCATGTAGTGGGTAATGAAAAACCTAGCGTGATTAATGATTTAGTGATCCTTTACCGCTAA
- a CDS encoding SDR family NAD(P)-dependent oxidoreductase, translating into MKHQDQVVLVTGAGQGMGQEIVRHFADAGAKVGAVDINKEALTASVDELNGSVNGEVIAITANIAKSDSVRDAIAAVVEKFGRLDVIINVAGVGSFDTFIDTPDEHWDKVIAVNLTGTFLCCREAAKVMTKQGSGSIINVSSTAALTGEGPSHYCASKAGVMGLTRSISRELAASGIRVNTIIPGPTNTPMMADVPDEWTQKMIADIPLGRMGESEDIAKVASFLACDDSGFITGQNIAVNGGMAFI; encoded by the coding sequence ATGAAACATCAAGATCAAGTTGTGTTAGTAACTGGCGCAGGGCAAGGCATGGGACAAGAGATAGTACGTCATTTTGCTGATGCTGGTGCCAAAGTGGGCGCTGTCGATATAAATAAAGAAGCATTAACCGCCAGCGTAGATGAGCTTAATGGCTCGGTCAACGGTGAAGTTATTGCCATTACCGCTAATATCGCAAAAAGTGATTCTGTGCGTGATGCAATAGCAGCTGTAGTGGAAAAATTTGGCCGTCTTGATGTCATTATTAATGTCGCGGGTGTTGGGTCATTTGATACTTTTATTGATACCCCTGATGAACATTGGGATAAGGTGATTGCAGTTAACTTAACGGGTACTTTCTTGTGCTGTCGCGAAGCCGCTAAAGTGATGACAAAACAAGGTTCTGGTAGCATTATCAATGTATCTAGTACCGCCGCTTTAACAGGTGAAGGCCCAAGCCATTATTGTGCATCTAAAGCAGGTGTTATGGGCTTAACCCGTAGCATTTCTCGTGAACTTGCGGCGAGTGGAATTCGTGTAAATACCATTATTCCTGGTCCAACAAATACGCCTATGATGGCTGATGTTCCAGATGAATGGACACAAAAAATGATTGCAGATATACCACTTGGCCGTATGGGTGAAAGTGAAGATATCGCCAAAGTAGCCAGCTTTTTAGCTTGTGATGACTCTGGCTTTATTACCGGACAAAATATCGCTGTTAATGGTGGCATGGCCTTTATTTAA
- a CDS encoding gamma-glutamylcyclotransferase, translated as MIDTQAINKMQSTLVGGQPVWLFGYGSLIYKVDFDYLACKPARIANWTRRFWQGSHDHRGTPEAPGRVATLVEEPNASCIGMAYKVSPEVFEHLDHREKNGYLRLTTQLHFSDGSEAEGLVYIATEDNVAFLGPASEADIAKHIANSKGPSGPNDEYLLELAKALRELNAQDDHVFTIEQHLLALSS; from the coding sequence ATGATCGATACTCAAGCTATTAACAAAATGCAAAGTACGTTAGTAGGCGGACAGCCTGTGTGGTTATTCGGTTATGGTTCACTTATTTATAAAGTCGACTTTGATTATTTAGCTTGCAAACCGGCCCGAATAGCTAATTGGACTCGCCGTTTTTGGCAGGGCTCTCATGATCATCGTGGTACACCTGAAGCGCCGGGTCGCGTGGCTACTTTAGTTGAGGAGCCTAATGCTAGTTGTATCGGCATGGCGTATAAGGTGAGTCCCGAGGTTTTTGAGCATCTTGATCACCGTGAAAAAAATGGTTATTTACGCCTGACAACGCAACTGCATTTTTCAGATGGTAGCGAAGCTGAAGGCCTGGTATATATTGCAACAGAAGATAATGTTGCTTTTTTAGGACCAGCAAGTGAAGCCGATATTGCTAAACATATCGCGAATTCGAAAGGACCAAGCGGCCCCAATGATGAATATTTACTCGAGTTAGCTAAAGCCTTGCGCGAACTGAACGCACAAGATGACCATGTTTTTACTATTGAACAGCATTTGCTTGCTTTGTCGTCTTAA
- a CDS encoding long-chain-acyl-CoA synthetase: MDNTTIPYAGSLDNAPVSRAASQEKMDARAIASRSVSPSQKYSIADRLEEKAHSQGDAPFLVYQGKTFSYGEVNAQANKFAKAIQARGLMEGDSCAMAFENRPEFFFTWFALTKLGVVVAFINSQVQGNVLVHAINTTGSDVVIVGEECIERFIETPELVNKKIWLVADAELTEKPPLPSWIDNTFDADVAAQNGESCSMARGATDGETPTLLIFTSGTTGLPKAAIYSHMRWLTSGDVMVETVSVTPDDVFYCCLPLYHGAAATSVTSTALAAGASIVVRRKFSVRNFWPDIQKYNITICQYIGEICRYLLNYAEATDNKPKDHKLRCMLGAGLTETSWRRWIEYFGEMDILEGWGSTEANTNLLNLDNHIGSCGRVPRWDRTNFKLVKFDTETETHVKDEKGHYILCQPGEVGEGLGMIINHPDFGGGRFEGYTSKEGTEQKIIRNVFQEGDSYWRSGDLLRYDENGYFYFVDRIGDTYRWKSENVSSQEVATALAEYEGAELMNIYGVQVPEHEGRAGMAAIVMQEGCQFDPVAFYELTTAKVPNYAAPQFVRVSKAADMTSTFKLRKVDLQKQGYDPVACGEPIFVRNDKLGCYLAYSDSVLQATGFPPFSTAEEK; the protein is encoded by the coding sequence TTGGATAATACCACAATCCCCTATGCAGGTAGTCTTGATAACGCACCCGTATCAAGAGCCGCAAGTCAAGAAAAAATGGACGCACGTGCTATTGCATCTCGTTCAGTTAGTCCCTCGCAAAAATACAGTATTGCAGATCGCTTAGAAGAAAAAGCGCACAGCCAAGGTGATGCTCCTTTCTTGGTTTACCAAGGAAAAACCTTTAGTTATGGCGAAGTTAATGCTCAGGCCAATAAATTTGCCAAAGCTATACAAGCCCGTGGATTAATGGAAGGTGACTCATGTGCCATGGCATTTGAAAACCGTCCTGAATTTTTCTTTACTTGGTTTGCTTTAACCAAATTAGGTGTCGTGGTGGCATTTATCAACTCACAAGTACAAGGTAATGTGCTAGTACATGCCATTAACACTACCGGCAGTGATGTGGTTATTGTTGGTGAAGAATGTATTGAGCGTTTTATTGAAACACCAGAGCTAGTAAACAAAAAAATATGGTTAGTGGCTGATGCTGAATTAACCGAAAAGCCACCCTTGCCTAGCTGGATTGATAATACTTTTGACGCTGATGTCGCAGCCCAAAATGGCGAAAGCTGTTCAATGGCTCGTGGCGCAACCGATGGTGAAACACCGACATTACTGATTTTTACATCGGGCACAACTGGGCTGCCTAAGGCGGCTATTTATAGTCATATGCGCTGGTTAACTTCTGGTGATGTTATGGTTGAAACAGTTTCAGTTACCCCAGATGATGTATTTTATTGTTGCCTGCCGTTATATCACGGTGCAGCAGCTACCTCGGTTACTTCAACAGCGCTTGCTGCAGGGGCAAGTATCGTTGTTAGACGTAAATTTAGTGTCAGAAACTTTTGGCCTGATATTCAAAAATATAACATCACCATATGCCAATACATTGGTGAAATTTGTCGTTACTTATTAAATTATGCTGAAGCGACCGATAACAAGCCTAAAGATCATAAATTACGTTGCATGTTAGGTGCTGGCTTAACAGAAACTAGCTGGCGTCGTTGGATTGAATATTTCGGAGAAATGGATATTCTTGAAGGTTGGGGCTCTACTGAAGCGAATACCAACCTACTCAACTTAGATAACCATATTGGCTCTTGTGGCCGAGTACCTCGTTGGGATAGAACCAACTTTAAACTGGTGAAATTCGACACAGAAACCGAAACGCATGTCAAAGACGAAAAAGGCCATTATATTTTATGTCAGCCGGGCGAAGTAGGCGAAGGCCTAGGTATGATTATCAATCACCCTGACTTTGGTGGTGGTCGATTTGAAGGCTATACCTCTAAAGAAGGTACTGAGCAAAAAATTATTCGCAATGTATTTCAAGAGGGCGATTCTTACTGGCGTTCAGGCGATTTGCTACGTTATGACGAAAATGGTTATTTCTATTTTGTTGATCGTATTGGTGATACATATCGCTGGAAAAGTGAAAATGTTTCTTCACAAGAAGTAGCGACTGCACTCGCTGAATATGAAGGTGCTGAACTGATGAATATTTATGGTGTTCAAGTGCCTGAACATGAAGGACGTGCAGGTATGGCCGCTATTGTGATGCAAGAAGGTTGTCAGTTTGACCCTGTTGCATTTTATGAGCTTACAACCGCTAAAGTGCCCAATTATGCCGCACCACAATTTGTCCGTGTTAGTAAAGCCGCAGATATGACCTCAACTTTTAAACTGCGTAAAGTGGATTTACAAAAGCAAGGTTATGATCCTGTTGCTTGTGGTGAACCAATTTTTGTTCGAAATGATAAATTAGGTTGTTACCTCGCTTATAGCGATAGTGTTTTACAAGCAACGGGCTTTCCACCGTTTTCTACAGCTGAGGAAAAATAA
- a CDS encoding CoA transferase subunit A encodes MNKLKTATEMVAELRDGMTIGIGGWGPRRKPMALIREIVRSDLKDLTIVCYGGADVGMLCAAGKVKKLIFAFVSLDFIPLEPFFRKAREQGELELMEIDEGMLLLGLRAAAWGCPFIPTQVGLGTDVLKHNPDLKVVDSPYDDKEWVAMPAIKLDAALVHVDHADERGVCQISAPDHHMDDWFVRAAKKSYVSCDELVTSDHFNSPEAARQVFWERSLTTAVCHLPGGAHPTSCAPFNGIDNKHFLHYNKCAKEGGFSAYSDEFINGKTEQEYQELLGGLAAIRAIPQTTY; translated from the coding sequence ATGAACAAATTAAAAACTGCAACTGAGATGGTTGCTGAATTACGTGACGGCATGACAATCGGTATTGGTGGTTGGGGACCTCGTCGCAAGCCAATGGCATTAATTCGTGAGATTGTACGTTCTGACTTAAAAGATTTAACTATTGTCTGCTACGGCGGCGCAGATGTTGGAATGTTATGTGCTGCAGGTAAAGTTAAAAAATTAATCTTTGCTTTTGTATCGCTTGATTTTATCCCATTAGAGCCTTTCTTTCGCAAAGCGCGTGAGCAAGGTGAATTAGAGCTAATGGAAATTGATGAGGGCATGTTATTGCTCGGTCTTCGTGCCGCAGCTTGGGGATGTCCTTTTATTCCGACACAAGTGGGTTTAGGTACCGACGTACTTAAACATAACCCTGACTTAAAAGTTGTTGATAGCCCTTATGATGATAAAGAGTGGGTAGCAATGCCGGCCATTAAGCTTGATGCTGCACTTGTTCATGTTGACCATGCCGATGAACGTGGCGTATGTCAGATTTCTGCACCTGATCATCACATGGATGATTGGTTTGTTCGGGCGGCGAAGAAAAGCTATGTCAGCTGTGATGAATTGGTGACTAGTGATCACTTTAATAGCCCAGAAGCAGCACGTCAGGTATTTTGGGAACGTAGTTTAACGACTGCAGTTTGTCACTTACCTGGTGGCGCGCATCCAACCAGTTGTGCTCCTTTCAATGGTATTGATAATAAGCATTTCTTGCATTACAACAAATGTGCGAAAGAGGGGGGTTTTAGTGCCTACAGTGATGAGTTTATCAATGGTAAAACAGAGCAAGAATATCAAGAACTTCTTGGCGGTCTTGCTGCTATCCGTGCTATCCCACAAACGACTTATTAA
- a CDS encoding VOC family protein, protein MDIRALGYFVAQTDNTQEWKDYAEQVLGMMTSPTDEGGLYIKMDERPFRMLIVPGNEKRYLASGWELSNQGAFNDAKQTLKDKNVSFEEADQATCQLRGVQAMLVVNDPSGNRHELYWGHVSDCQPFVSPQGVPNFVTGDMGLGHTVLPAPNFDETYQFLQDVLGFELSDLFNFKPAPDAPPVRIYFLHCANARHHSLAIAEFPVPSGCVHAMVEVESMTEVGRAHDRQQQQGVDLSATLGQHLNDKMISFYMKTPSGFDLEYGYDGLQVDNWEEHCAFEFSRVSLWGHDFSVGQK, encoded by the coding sequence ATGGATATTCGCGCACTGGGTTATTTTGTTGCACAGACTGATAACACACAAGAATGGAAAGACTACGCTGAACAGGTATTGGGGATGATGACATCTCCAACCGATGAAGGGGGACTTTACATTAAGATGGATGAGCGACCGTTTCGTATGCTTATCGTGCCTGGTAATGAAAAGCGTTATCTCGCCTCTGGTTGGGAGTTATCGAATCAAGGCGCTTTCAACGACGCTAAACAAACCTTAAAAGATAAAAATGTAAGCTTTGAAGAAGCTGATCAAGCAACTTGCCAGTTACGTGGCGTACAAGCGATGTTAGTGGTGAATGATCCTTCGGGCAATCGCCATGAACTTTATTGGGGCCATGTCTCTGATTGCCAACCTTTTGTTTCACCACAAGGTGTACCAAATTTTGTCACCGGTGATATGGGGCTAGGTCATACCGTTTTACCTGCGCCGAACTTTGATGAAACTTATCAGTTTTTGCAAGACGTGCTGGGTTTTGAATTATCAGACCTTTTTAACTTTAAACCGGCACCTGATGCTCCGCCAGTACGTATTTACTTCTTACATTGTGCTAATGCGCGTCACCACAGTTTAGCGATTGCTGAATTCCCAGTGCCAAGTGGTTGTGTACACGCCATGGTAGAGGTTGAGAGTATGACTGAAGTTGGCCGTGCTCATGACAGACAACAACAACAGGGTGTCGATCTGTCGGCTACTTTAGGCCAACATTTAAACGATAAAATGATTTCTTTTTACATGAAAACCCCATCTGGCTTTGATTTAGAGTATGGCTATGATGGCCTTCAAGTTGATAATTGGGAAGAGCATTGCGCTTTTGAGTTTAGTCGCGTGAGCCTTTGGGGCCATGATTTTTCAGTAGGACAAAAATAA
- a CDS encoding thiolase family protein, producing MGLAGNAAIVGAAQYKPEKYQTAPQMFHLEQVADLAHKALLDAGLHKDDLDGLCINGPHFHEASVFVPAMAAEYLGIEVNFAEVVDLGGCTAVAQIWRAAAAIEMGLCQAVLCVIPARMAPLAPNEDPAWMMQAMRYGGHSTAFGAPEAEFDLPYGHMGQNTGYAMIAQRYAQQYGYDQSAMAKIAVDQRFNAQYHKDAIFRGKELTIEEVLASKLVADPLHVLEIVMPVAGGAAVIVASKELAAKAKKRPAFVTGFGERLSFKSPTYAKEMTVTPVAEAAKRAFAMAGLTPQDIHATQIYDCYTITVLLSLEDAGFVPKGEGQRFIKEHNLTFKGDFPMNTHGGQLSFGQAASAGGFSQVIEAFDQISNSADERQLKGCDNVFVTGTGGVMSEQGALILQGG from the coding sequence ATGGGATTAGCAGGAAATGCCGCTATTGTTGGTGCGGCGCAATACAAACCCGAAAAATACCAAACTGCGCCACAAATGTTTCATTTGGAACAAGTGGCTGACTTAGCGCATAAAGCGTTACTTGATGCTGGACTTCATAAAGACGACTTAGATGGACTTTGTATCAATGGTCCGCACTTTCATGAAGCGTCAGTGTTTGTACCCGCCATGGCGGCAGAATACTTAGGTATTGAAGTTAACTTCGCTGAAGTGGTTGATTTAGGTGGCTGTACCGCTGTTGCTCAGATTTGGCGCGCAGCAGCCGCCATAGAAATGGGCTTATGTCAGGCAGTGTTGTGTGTAATACCAGCAAGAATGGCGCCGCTAGCACCTAATGAAGACCCCGCATGGATGATGCAAGCGATGCGTTATGGTGGTCATAGTACTGCTTTTGGTGCACCAGAAGCCGAGTTTGATTTACCTTATGGCCATATGGGACAAAATACTGGCTATGCCATGATTGCTCAGCGATACGCTCAACAATATGGTTATGACCAATCTGCAATGGCTAAAATTGCCGTAGATCAACGCTTTAATGCCCAATATCACAAAGACGCGATATTTCGAGGCAAAGAGCTGACCATTGAAGAAGTCTTAGCTTCTAAATTAGTGGCTGATCCATTACATGTACTTGAAATTGTGATGCCGGTAGCTGGTGGCGCAGCCGTTATTGTTGCTTCTAAAGAATTAGCAGCAAAAGCGAAGAAACGTCCTGCTTTTGTTACAGGCTTTGGTGAACGTTTATCATTTAAGTCACCAACTTATGCAAAAGAGATGACAGTAACACCCGTAGCAGAAGCGGCAAAACGTGCTTTTGCCATGGCTGGTTTAACACCGCAAGATATCCACGCGACGCAAATTTATGATTGCTACACGATCACGGTGTTGTTATCACTTGAAGACGCAGGCTTTGTCCCTAAAGGGGAAGGTCAACGTTTTATTAAAGAGCATAACTTAACCTTCAAAGGCGACTTCCCAATGAATACCCATGGGGGGCAACTAAGTTTTGGCCAAGCGGCATCTGCAGGCGGATTTTCGCAGGTAATTGAAGCGTTTGATCAAATTTCTAACTCTGCTGATGAGCGCCAACTGAAAGGCTGTGACAATGTATTTGTTACTGGCACTGGTGGTGTGATGAGTGAGCAGGGTGCATTGATATTGCAAGGGGGTTAG
- a CDS encoding nuclear transport factor 2 family protein, translating to MSKSTSMSLEQRIDRLESIEAIRQLAGKYSLSLDMRDIDAHVGLFAPDVRVGGGKTGRAHLKAWVDSTLRDQFTGTSHHLGQHIIEMVDEDHAIGVVYSKNEHETGPEWVLMQMLYWDDYERVDGVWYFRRRLPCYWYASDINAAPIGDMKMRWPGREPYTGTFHDLFPSWQAFWQNRPNADELPEVAAPAPLEHFLRTMRGDTPAPRIRVR from the coding sequence ATGAGTAAATCAACTTCAATGAGCCTTGAACAGCGTATTGATAGATTAGAATCTATTGAAGCAATTCGTCAGTTGGCCGGTAAATACTCCTTATCATTAGATATGCGAGATATTGACGCCCATGTGGGTTTATTTGCCCCTGATGTCCGTGTTGGAGGTGGCAAAACTGGACGTGCGCATTTAAAAGCATGGGTCGATTCAACCTTACGAGATCAGTTCACGGGTACCTCGCATCATCTCGGACAACATATTATTGAAATGGTTGATGAAGATCATGCCATTGGTGTTGTTTACTCTAAAAATGAACATGAAACAGGCCCCGAATGGGTGCTAATGCAAATGTTGTATTGGGATGATTATGAGCGAGTTGATGGTGTTTGGTATTTCCGCCGTCGCTTGCCTTGTTATTGGTATGCCAGTGATATTAATGCTGCGCCGATTGGTGATATGAAAATGCGCTGGCCGGGTCGCGAACCTTACACTGGTACTTTTCATGATTTATTCCCATCATGGCAGGCATTTTGGCAGAACAGACCTAACGCAGATGAATTACCAGAAGTTGCCGCTCCTGCACCACTTGAGCACTTTCTTCGAACTATGCGTGGTGACACGCCAGCGCCTAGAATTCGCGTTCGATGA
- a CDS encoding alpha/beta fold hydrolase: MNQSKNTPEQAQDLPLPLGHFITLDSGLTLHYLEEGEGPVVIWLHGSGPGASGFSNFKGNYPEFAAAGYRNIILDLPGFGRSDKPDDVNYDLAFFVTALNGLISGLSLSKVTLLGNSLGGAIALGQALDYPDTVERLILMAPGGVEERETYFDMEGIQRMVEVFARGPMGVEQMREVMTLQLFDSSALSEDILAERAAVAVTQPSNLFSTMLVPNMTERLAELQCPVLGFWGTNDKFNPHEGMHKFLDNVPTARFIMLNRCGHWVQVEHLRLFNSSCLDFLQNG; this comes from the coding sequence TTGAATCAATCTAAAAACACCCCAGAGCAAGCGCAGGATCTACCGCTACCACTTGGACACTTTATTACCTTAGATAGCGGTCTTACATTACACTACCTTGAAGAAGGTGAAGGCCCTGTTGTTATATGGCTGCATGGTAGCGGCCCTGGTGCCAGTGGTTTTAGTAATTTTAAAGGTAATTATCCTGAGTTTGCAGCAGCTGGCTATCGTAACATTATTCTTGATTTACCCGGTTTTGGCCGTTCAGACAAACCAGACGATGTAAACTACGACCTCGCCTTCTTCGTTACAGCATTAAATGGCTTAATTTCAGGCCTTAGCTTATCAAAAGTAACATTATTAGGTAACTCTTTGGGTGGTGCAATTGCTTTAGGTCAAGCTCTGGATTACCCAGATACAGTTGAACGCTTAATTTTAATGGCACCTGGTGGTGTTGAAGAACGCGAAACCTATTTTGACATGGAAGGTATTCAACGTATGGTCGAAGTTTTCGCCCGAGGACCAATGGGTGTAGAACAAATGCGTGAAGTAATGACATTACAACTGTTTGACTCATCAGCCCTTTCCGAAGATATATTAGCAGAACGCGCTGCCGTTGCAGTCACCCAACCGTCGAACTTATTTAGTACTATGTTAGTACCCAACATGACCGAACGCTTAGCTGAATTACAGTGCCCGGTTTTAGGCTTTTGGGGCACTAATGACAAGTTTAATCCCCATGAAGGTATGCATAAATTTCTAGATAATGTGCCAACCGCCAGATTTATCATGCTCAACCGTTGTGGTCATTGGGTGCAAGTTGAACATCTGCGATTATTTAACAGCAGTTGTCTTGATTTTTTACAAAACGGCTAA
- a CDS encoding NAD(P)/FAD-dependent oxidoreductase, with the protein MSDYQHLLKPGKIGGLTLRNRIIMAPMGSNLADEDGHCSERIQAFYEARAKGGVGLITMGSIAIAFPAGTAEPYQVGISKDEFIPGLKALTDRVHAHGAKISVQLQHAGKTAVRDLAEGRELWVPSMPPAPPKNDIMQAITNKELSTFVRPAQDKPIKIRVMDKADIAQMVEWFAAAAKRSQQAGFDGIELHAAHSYILAGFLSNYYNKREDEYGGSLENRARLLLEVVAAIRERVGQEFPVWLRLDAQEINAEGGITIDDCIAVSQMVEKAGLNAVSVSAYANLTRGSDFTQAPLVHQPAGFLDWAEAVSKAVSIPVIAVGRLEPDVANDAIATGKCDFVAMGRKLLADPELPNKLMADREVNIRPCIYCYVCVSQVFINQRVKCAANPRTGKEFELKVIMTDKAKHIVIIGGGPSGIEAAVTASQRGHQVTLLERSKRLGGTLFFAALAYPENGKLLDYQLQELAQAKVEVKLNTIATAELLQSMNADEVFVATGASREMPDIEGASLSHVWSGEQLRQLLTGEVSPSTRAQLGPVQRLMVGTGNLLGLTKQISTLQRLSHLWMPLGKRVTIVGGGLVGLELAEFLAERGREVTVLEASRDLGIELSIVRRWRVLDHLKDLGVDLIKEAQVTNIDEQAVHYQVNEEAQSTSADTVIMATGIAADRSLANALIAAGLNVKVIGDSNEVNYIEGALNSGYRAGLEC; encoded by the coding sequence ATGTCAGATTATCAGCATTTACTTAAGCCAGGAAAGATTGGCGGGCTCACGCTACGTAACCGAATTATTATGGCTCCGATGGGCTCAAATCTTGCCGATGAAGATGGCCATTGTAGTGAGCGAATTCAAGCTTTTTATGAAGCGCGAGCAAAGGGAGGCGTTGGCCTGATCACTATGGGCTCAATCGCGATTGCATTTCCAGCAGGTACTGCTGAGCCGTATCAGGTAGGCATATCAAAAGACGAGTTTATTCCTGGGTTAAAAGCATTGACCGACAGAGTACATGCCCATGGTGCAAAAATTTCCGTGCAACTACAACATGCCGGTAAAACCGCGGTACGTGACCTCGCAGAAGGCCGTGAGCTTTGGGTACCCTCAATGCCACCTGCTCCGCCGAAAAATGACATCATGCAAGCGATAACTAACAAAGAGTTAAGTACTTTTGTTCGACCAGCACAAGACAAGCCAATAAAAATTAGAGTCATGGATAAGGCCGATATCGCGCAAATGGTTGAATGGTTTGCCGCTGCTGCTAAGCGTTCTCAACAAGCAGGCTTTGACGGTATTGAGTTACATGCAGCTCATTCTTATATTTTGGCCGGGTTCTTATCAAATTATTACAACAAGCGTGAAGATGAGTATGGTGGTAGCCTTGAAAACCGCGCTAGACTTTTACTTGAAGTTGTCGCTGCTATACGCGAAAGAGTTGGTCAAGAATTTCCTGTTTGGCTTCGCCTTGATGCACAAGAGATTAATGCTGAAGGTGGTATTACCATTGACGACTGTATTGCAGTCTCTCAAATGGTAGAAAAAGCGGGCCTTAATGCCGTCAGTGTTTCAGCCTACGCTAATTTAACTCGCGGCTCTGATTTTACCCAAGCGCCTTTAGTTCACCAACCCGCTGGTTTCCTAGACTGGGCCGAAGCAGTAAGCAAAGCGGTCTCCATTCCGGTAATTGCCGTTGGCAGGCTCGAACCCGATGTTGCTAATGACGCCATTGCTACTGGCAAATGTGACTTTGTTGCCATGGGCCGCAAGTTATTGGCCGATCCCGAACTGCCTAATAAGCTCATGGCTGATCGCGAAGTCAATATCCGTCCATGTATTTACTGTTATGTTTGCGTTAGCCAAGTATTTATTAATCAGCGCGTTAAATGTGCCGCGAATCCAAGAACAGGTAAAGAGTTTGAATTAAAAGTCATCATGACCGATAAAGCCAAACATATTGTCATTATTGGTGGCGGTCCATCAGGTATAGAAGCGGCAGTAACAGCAAGTCAACGAGGCCATCAGGTTACCTTGTTAGAACGCAGTAAACGCTTAGGCGGCACTTTATTTTTTGCCGCCCTTGCTTATCCAGAAAATGGCAAGTTGCTCGATTATCAACTCCAAGAGTTGGCACAAGCTAAAGTTGAGGTAAAACTGAACACAATAGCCACAGCTGAATTACTTCAGTCAATGAACGCAGATGAAGTATTTGTGGCCACAGGCGCAAGTAGAGAGATGCCTGATATTGAAGGTGCTTCGTTGAGCCATGTTTGGTCTGGCGAGCAATTACGACAACTGCTAACCGGTGAAGTCAGCCCGAGCACACGCGCGCAACTTGGACCCGTGCAACGTTTAATGGTGGGTACAGGTAATTTACTGGGTTTAACTAAGCAAATAAGTACCCTTCAACGATTATCACATCTATGGATGCCGCTAGGAAAACGCGTCACTATCGTTGGCGGTGGCTTAGTCGGCTTAGAATTAGCAGAATTTTTAGCTGAACGTGGCCGTGAAGTCACTGTGCTAGAAGCAAGTCGAGATTTAGGTATTGAACTGAGTATTGTGAGACGTTGGCGCGTGCTAGATCATCTAAAAGATTTAGGTGTAGACTTAATCAAAGAAGCACAAGTAACAAACATTGATGAACAAGCAGTGCACTATCAAGTCAACGAAGAAGCACAAAGCACCTCGGCGGATACGGTAATAATGGCAACGGGTATTGCTGCAGACAGGAGCTTGGCAAACGCTTTAATTGCCGCTGGCCTGAATGTCAAAGTTATTGGTGATAGCAATGAAGTGAACTACATAGAAGGCGCGTTGAACTCTGGTTACCGAGCGGGTTTAGAGTGCTAA